A stretch of Episyrphus balteatus chromosome 2, idEpiBalt1.1, whole genome shotgun sequence DNA encodes these proteins:
- the LOC129911749 gene encoding RNA-binding protein 1-like isoform X2 → MPRYREWDLACKVYVGNLGSSASKYEIENAFSKYGPLRNVWVARNPPGFAFVEFDDRRDAEDATRGLDGTRCCGTRIRVEMSSGRSRRDDRRRGGGSAGGGGGGGGGGRGGRYRSRSPRRSRSRSRSFSRDRRSRSDSRDRR, encoded by the exons ATGCCTCGCTATCGGGAGTGGGACTTGGCATGCAAAGTCTATGTGGGCAACTTGGGCTCGTCGGCAtccaagtatgaaattgaaaatGCCTTCAGTAAATACGGTCCGCTGAGGAATGTTTGGGTAGCCAGGAATCCACCGGGATTTGCTTTTGTTGAATTCGATGACAGACGTGATGCCGAGGACGCAACCCGTGGATTAGATGGAAC ACGATGCTGTGGAACTAGAATTCGTGTTGAAATGTCGTCTGGCCGGTCGAGGAGAGATGATCGAAGACGAGGTGGTGGTAGCGCCGGTGGtggcggcggcggcggtggtggtggcCGAGGAGGTCGATACAG ATCCCGTTCTCCAAGGCGCTCCAGGAGTCGTTCGAGGAGTTTTTCACGTGACAGACGAAGCCGATCAGATTCTCGCGATCGACGCTAA
- the LOC129911749 gene encoding RNA-binding protein 1-like isoform X1: MPRYREWDLACKVYVGNLGSSASKYEIENAFSKYGPLRNVWVARNPPGFAFVEFDDRRDAEDATRGLDGTRCCGTRIRVEMSSGRSRRDDRRRGGGSAGGGGGGGGGGRGGRYRAKSTSSTTTTTSSSYYNIFTNNCSYSNSNSNYYYYNHNKDTSTAITNVINSSASFSTKLCLLLGCGCEANFSGMTSPSSPTSPLPIEQLFPP, from the exons ATGCCTCGCTATCGGGAGTGGGACTTGGCATGCAAAGTCTATGTGGGCAACTTGGGCTCGTCGGCAtccaagtatgaaattgaaaatGCCTTCAGTAAATACGGTCCGCTGAGGAATGTTTGGGTAGCCAGGAATCCACCGGGATTTGCTTTTGTTGAATTCGATGACAGACGTGATGCCGAGGACGCAACCCGTGGATTAGATGGAAC ACGATGCTGTGGAACTAGAATTCGTGTTGAAATGTCGTCTGGCCGGTCGAGGAGAGATGATCGAAGACGAGGTGGTGGTAGCGCCGGTGGtggcggcggcggcggtggtggtggcCGAGGAGGTCGATACAG GGCAAAGTCTACTAGttctactactactactacttcCTCCTCCTACTACAACATCTTCACGAATAACTGCTCCTACTCCAACAGCAACTCCAACTACTACTACTACAATCACAACAAAGATACATCTACTGCCATCACCAATGTCATCAATTCTTCTGCTAGTTTCAGCACCAAATTGTGTCTACTCCTAGGCTGTGGTTGTGAAGCTAATTTTTCGGGGATGACATCACCATCATCCCCGACGTCGCCACTACCCATTGAACAATTATTTCCTCCATGA